One window of Streptomyces sp. FIT100 genomic DNA carries:
- a CDS encoding acetoacetate--CoA ligase has protein sequence MTSAANPAPLWQPDADRIAAARITRFQTWAAERYGAPAGGGYPALHRWSVDELETFWKAVADWFDVRFSTPYEHILGESTMPGAQWFTGATLNYAEHALRTAEDPARAHEPALIHMDEAHEPTPVSWSELRRQVGALAAELRALGVRPGDRVSGYLPNIPQAVTALLATAAVGAVWTSCAPDFGARSVLDRFQQVEPVVLFTVDGYRYGGKEHDRRDTVAELRRELPTLRAVVHIPLLGTPTPEGALSWSDLTSSDTEPVFEQVPFDHPLWVLYSSGTTGLPKAIVQSQGGILLEHFKQLGLHCDLGPGDRFFWYTSTGWMMWNFLVSGLLTGTTVILYDGSPGYPETGAQWAIAERTGSTLFGTSAAYVMACRKAGVHPGRDHDLSRIQCVATTGSPLPPDGFRWLHDEVREDLWIASVSGGTDVCSCFAGAVPTLPVHIGELQAPCLGTDLQAWDPHGKPLTGEVGELVVTNPMPSMPIHFWNDPDGSRYRDSYFEMYPGVWRHGDWITLTDHGSVIIHGRSDSTLNRQGVRMGSADIYEAVERLPEIRESLVIGLEEADGGYWMPLFVHLAPGATLDDDLRDRIKRTIREQLSPRHVPDDIIEVPGIPHTLTGKRIEVPVKRLLQGTALTKAVNPGSVDNIDLLRFYEDLARTRS, from the coding sequence ATGACCTCAGCAGCGAACCCTGCCCCCCTCTGGCAGCCGGACGCCGACCGCATCGCCGCCGCCCGGATCACCCGCTTCCAGACCTGGGCGGCCGAGCGGTACGGCGCACCCGCCGGCGGAGGCTACCCGGCACTGCACCGCTGGTCCGTGGACGAGCTGGAGACCTTCTGGAAGGCCGTCGCCGACTGGTTCGACGTACGGTTCTCCACACCGTACGAGCACATCCTTGGCGAGAGCACCATGCCCGGCGCCCAATGGTTCACCGGCGCCACCCTCAACTACGCCGAGCATGCCCTGCGCACCGCCGAAGACCCGGCACGCGCCCACGAACCGGCCCTCATCCATATGGACGAGGCACATGAGCCGACCCCCGTCAGCTGGTCCGAGCTCCGCCGACAGGTCGGCGCACTCGCCGCCGAACTGCGCGCCCTCGGCGTACGCCCCGGCGACCGCGTCAGCGGCTACCTGCCCAACATCCCCCAAGCCGTCACCGCCCTGCTCGCCACCGCCGCCGTCGGCGCCGTCTGGACCTCCTGCGCCCCCGACTTCGGCGCCCGCAGCGTCCTCGACCGCTTCCAGCAGGTCGAACCCGTCGTTCTCTTCACCGTCGACGGCTACCGCTACGGCGGCAAGGAACACGACCGGCGCGACACCGTCGCCGAACTGCGCCGGGAACTCCCCACCCTGCGCGCCGTCGTCCACATCCCACTGCTCGGCACCCCCACCCCCGAAGGCGCCCTCTCCTGGTCCGACCTCACCTCGTCGGACACCGAGCCCGTCTTCGAACAGGTCCCGTTCGACCATCCCTTGTGGGTCCTGTACTCCTCCGGCACCACCGGCCTGCCCAAGGCCATCGTCCAGTCCCAGGGCGGCATCCTGCTCGAGCACTTCAAACAGCTCGGCCTGCACTGCGACCTCGGCCCCGGAGACCGCTTCTTCTGGTACACCTCCACCGGCTGGATGATGTGGAACTTCCTCGTCTCCGGCCTCCTCACCGGCACCACCGTCATCCTCTACGACGGCAGCCCCGGCTACCCCGAGACCGGCGCCCAGTGGGCCATCGCCGAACGCACCGGATCCACCCTCTTCGGCACCTCCGCCGCCTATGTGATGGCCTGCCGCAAAGCCGGCGTGCACCCCGGCCGCGACCACGACCTCTCCCGGATCCAGTGCGTCGCCACCACCGGCTCCCCGCTCCCGCCCGACGGCTTCCGCTGGCTCCACGACGAGGTCAGGGAAGACCTGTGGATCGCCTCCGTCAGCGGCGGCACCGACGTGTGCTCCTGCTTCGCAGGCGCCGTGCCCACCCTCCCCGTCCACATCGGCGAACTCCAGGCGCCCTGCCTCGGCACCGACCTCCAGGCATGGGATCCGCACGGCAAGCCGCTCACCGGCGAGGTCGGCGAACTCGTCGTCACCAACCCCATGCCGTCCATGCCCATCCACTTCTGGAACGACCCCGACGGCAGCCGCTACCGCGACAGCTACTTCGAGATGTACCCCGGCGTCTGGCGGCACGGAGACTGGATCACCCTCACCGACCACGGCTCCGTGATCATCCACGGCCGCTCCGACTCCACCCTGAACCGGCAGGGCGTCCGCATGGGCTCCGCCGACATCTACGAAGCCGTCGAACGGCTCCCGGAAATCCGCGAGTCCCTCGTCATCGGCCTCGAAGAAGCGGACGGCGGCTACTGGATGCCGCTCTTCGTCCACCTCGCACCCGGCGCCACCCTCGACGACGACCTGCGCGACCGCATCAAGCGCACCATCCGCGAACAGCTCTCCCCGCGCCACGTCCCCGACGACATCATCGAAGTCCCCGGCATCCCGCACACCCTCACCGGCAAGCGCATCGAAGTCCCCGTGAAGCGCCTGCTCCAGGGCACCGCCCTCACCAAAGCCGTGAACCCGGGCTCCGTCGACAACATCGACCTGCTCCGCTTCTACGAGGACCTGGCGCGCACACGCAGCTGA
- a CDS encoding glycoside hydrolase family 31 protein has protein sequence MNGRGLGRSVKVFGTVQGLRAARAAWRRRRTDAWGLPARGAERARVPGAVVGAEPLPGGGVVRFARSQLRVRVAAGGSVFWGWDGAEPEPSYALAGRLPEVDPRAGLEPDKDGGWRVVSERVTVAVSRHGAVEIRTPGGVVLRRDLPPRWWEPVAGGPARWLQRSEVAADARFFGLGGRSSGPRLRDGTYRLWNTDPRGAFGPGDDPLYITMPVQLVVADAGTHLAFVDNSWEGRVTLREGEEGAGSGHDRPGTCEVRVAGGPLRGWVLVGPPARVLRGWTALTGAPALPPAWALGAQHARWGFGSEQEVRRVVAGYRERGLPLSAVHLDIDHYDGHRVFTVDRARFPDLPGLAEELRAEGVRLVSIVDPAVKAEPGGAVYDSGSAAGAFVRDARGREVRGEVWPGECVYPDFTDPEVREWWGGLYEERLAQGFSGVWHDMNEPVSFAPFGDMTLPRSARHVLEGHGGDHREAHNVYGLAMARAAYEGLRRLRPQERPFLFSRSGWAGMQRYGGTWSGDVATGWPGLRASLSLVLGLGLCGVPYSGPDVGGFDGSPSPELYLRWFQLGAYLPLFRTHAAIDAGRREPWEFGPQVLGHAKAAMLERERLRPYFVTLAQLARLTGAPYVRPLWWGAPEDRALRDCEDAFLLGDALLVAPVLARGTDRRAVRLPRGRWYDTVTGEAYEGPGQVLLDAPLSRIPVLARAGAVIPVRGEDGGTELEVWAPAAGRSGGGLVVEDSGDVSAVAELERYASRLVGGRVVVERVAEGGVVKADRPVRVRGLDTV, from the coding sequence ATGAACGGTCGTGGACTGGGGCGCTCGGTGAAGGTGTTCGGCACGGTGCAGGGGCTGCGTGCGGCGCGCGCGGCGTGGCGGCGGAGACGTACGGACGCGTGGGGGCTGCCGGCGCGGGGGGCGGAGCGTGCGCGGGTGCCGGGAGCGGTGGTGGGTGCCGAACCGCTTCCGGGCGGCGGGGTGGTCCGGTTCGCTCGGTCGCAGCTTCGGGTGCGGGTCGCGGCGGGCGGAAGCGTCTTCTGGGGATGGGACGGTGCGGAGCCCGAGCCGTCGTACGCGCTGGCGGGCCGGTTGCCCGAGGTCGATCCGCGTGCCGGGTTGGAGCCCGACAAGGACGGCGGCTGGCGGGTCGTGTCGGAGCGGGTGACGGTGGCGGTGTCGCGCCACGGTGCGGTGGAGATCCGTACGCCGGGCGGGGTGGTGCTGCGCCGGGATCTGCCGCCGCGCTGGTGGGAGCCGGTGGCCGGGGGGCCGGCGCGCTGGTTGCAGCGTTCCGAGGTGGCTGCGGACGCGCGGTTCTTCGGGCTGGGCGGTCGGTCGTCGGGGCCGCGTCTGCGGGACGGGACGTACCGGCTGTGGAACACCGATCCGCGTGGTGCTTTCGGCCCGGGGGACGATCCGCTGTACATCACGATGCCGGTGCAGCTGGTGGTCGCGGACGCGGGCACGCATCTGGCGTTCGTCGACAACTCCTGGGAGGGCCGCGTCACCCTGCGCGAGGGCGAGGAGGGTGCGGGTTCGGGTCACGACCGGCCGGGTACCTGCGAGGTCCGGGTGGCCGGCGGGCCGCTGCGCGGCTGGGTGCTGGTGGGCCCTCCGGCACGGGTGCTGCGCGGCTGGACGGCGCTCACGGGGGCGCCCGCGCTCCCCCCGGCGTGGGCGCTGGGGGCGCAGCACGCGCGCTGGGGCTTCGGCAGTGAGCAGGAGGTCCGCCGGGTGGTGGCGGGCTACCGGGAGCGGGGGCTTCCGCTGTCGGCGGTGCATCTCGACATCGACCACTACGACGGGCACCGGGTCTTCACGGTCGACCGTGCGCGCTTCCCCGATCTGCCGGGGCTGGCGGAGGAGCTGCGTGCGGAGGGGGTGCGGCTGGTGTCGATCGTCGATCCGGCGGTGAAGGCGGAGCCGGGCGGTGCCGTCTACGACAGCGGGTCGGCGGCGGGGGCGTTTGTGCGGGACGCGCGGGGGCGGGAGGTGCGCGGTGAGGTGTGGCCGGGCGAGTGCGTGTACCCGGACTTCACCGATCCCGAAGTCCGTGAGTGGTGGGGCGGGCTGTACGAGGAGCGGCTCGCGCAGGGCTTTTCCGGCGTGTGGCACGACATGAACGAGCCGGTGTCGTTCGCCCCGTTCGGTGACATGACGTTGCCGCGGTCGGCCCGGCATGTGCTGGAGGGGCACGGGGGTGATCATCGTGAGGCGCACAACGTGTACGGGCTCGCGATGGCGCGGGCGGCGTATGAGGGGCTGCGGCGGTTGCGGCCGCAGGAGCGGCCGTTTCTGTTCTCGCGCTCGGGGTGGGCGGGGATGCAGCGGTACGGCGGGACGTGGTCCGGTGATGTGGCCACGGGCTGGCCGGGGCTGCGGGCGTCGCTGTCGCTGGTGCTGGGGCTCGGGCTGTGCGGAGTTCCGTACTCCGGTCCGGATGTCGGCGGTTTCGACGGCAGTCCTTCGCCGGAGCTGTATCTGCGCTGGTTCCAGCTCGGCGCCTATCTGCCGCTGTTCCGTACGCATGCGGCGATCGACGCGGGGCGCCGGGAGCCGTGGGAGTTCGGTCCGCAGGTCCTCGGGCACGCGAAGGCGGCGATGCTCGAACGGGAGCGACTGCGTCCGTATTTCGTGACCCTGGCGCAGCTCGCCCGGCTCACCGGGGCGCCGTACGTGCGTCCCCTGTGGTGGGGAGCGCCGGAGGACCGTGCGTTGCGGGACTGCGAGGACGCGTTTCTGCTGGGTGACGCGCTGTTGGTCGCGCCGGTGCTGGCGCGGGGCACGGACCGGCGGGCGGTACGGCTGCCGCGCGGGCGGTGGTACGACACGGTGACCGGGGAGGCGTACGAGGGTCCGGGGCAGGTGCTGCTGGACGCGCCGTTGTCGCGGATCCCGGTGCTGGCGCGGGCGGGTGCGGTGATTCCGGTGCGCGGTGAGGACGGCGGGACGGAGCTGGAGGTGTGGGCTCCCGCCGCCGGTCGCTCCGGCGGCGGCCTGGTCGTCGAGGACTCGGGGGACGTCTCGGCGGTGGCCGAGCTGGAGCGGTACGCGTCACGGCTGGTGGGCGGGCGGGTCGTGGTGGAGCGGGTCGCGGAGGGCGGAGTGGTGAAGGCGGATCGGCCGGTACGGGTGCGGGGGCTGGACACCGTCTAG
- a CDS encoding NUDIX domain-containing protein has protein sequence MQDSHCSSCGARYPAAATGWPRTCAVCGDIAYRNPLPVAVALVPAATAHGTGLVVITRTIEPQRGGIALPGGFIDQAEDWRHAVVRELKEETGIEAAHEDVRLADALSSPGGHLLLFGLLPERPAAELPHSAPTEETEGWHLLHEPAELAFPLHTVAARRWFAGDYDV, from the coding sequence GTGCAGGACTCGCACTGCTCCAGCTGCGGCGCCCGCTACCCGGCCGCCGCCACCGGCTGGCCCCGAACCTGCGCCGTCTGCGGCGACATCGCGTACCGCAACCCCCTTCCCGTCGCCGTCGCCCTGGTGCCCGCCGCCACCGCCCACGGCACCGGACTCGTCGTCATCACCCGCACCATCGAGCCGCAACGCGGCGGCATCGCCCTGCCCGGCGGCTTCATCGACCAGGCCGAGGACTGGCGGCACGCGGTCGTCCGCGAGCTCAAGGAGGAGACCGGCATCGAGGCCGCCCACGAGGACGTCCGGCTCGCCGACGCGCTCAGCTCACCCGGCGGCCATCTGCTCCTCTTCGGCCTGCTGCCCGAACGGCCTGCGGCGGAGCTCCCGCATTCGGCGCCGACCGAGGAGACCGAGGGCTGGCACCTCCTCCACGAGCCGGCCGAACTGGCCTTCCCCCTGCACACCGTGGCGGCACGGCGCTGGTTCGCGGGCGACTACGACGTCTGA
- a CDS encoding M15 family metallopeptidase, with protein sequence MRGLASAFRALTLTAAALLAVTVTSPAARATPEPGAPQEFVALRTVAPTIIQEMRYTTAHNFIGEPIDGYHQGVCILTRPAAQALQRAQRQLLRQGYSLKVYDCYRPQRAVDHFVRWAKDLDDERMKEEFYPQVDKSRLFEDGYIAEKSGHSRGSTVDLTLVKLPAKKSRPYVPGEKLVPCYAPRNERFPDNSVDMGTGFDCFDTLSHTDDPRVQGEQRANRRLLKTTLAGVGFVNLPEEWWHFTHKPELFPDTYFDFPVSWRSLARP encoded by the coding sequence ATGAGAGGACTCGCTTCCGCATTCCGCGCCCTGACCCTCACCGCCGCCGCCCTGCTCGCCGTCACCGTCACCTCCCCCGCCGCCCGGGCGACCCCCGAACCGGGAGCGCCACAGGAGTTCGTCGCGCTGCGCACGGTAGCCCCGACGATCATCCAGGAGATGCGCTACACCACCGCGCACAACTTCATCGGCGAACCGATCGACGGATACCACCAGGGCGTGTGCATCCTCACCCGCCCCGCCGCCCAGGCCCTCCAGCGTGCCCAGCGCCAACTGCTGCGCCAGGGCTACTCCCTCAAGGTCTACGACTGCTACCGGCCGCAGCGCGCCGTCGACCACTTCGTCCGCTGGGCCAAGGACCTCGACGACGAGCGCATGAAGGAGGAGTTCTATCCCCAGGTCGACAAATCGAGGTTGTTCGAGGACGGTTACATCGCCGAGAAGTCGGGCCACAGCCGCGGCAGCACCGTCGACCTGACCCTCGTGAAACTCCCCGCCAAGAAGTCCCGTCCCTACGTCCCCGGCGAGAAGCTGGTCCCCTGCTACGCGCCGCGGAACGAACGGTTCCCGGACAACTCCGTCGACATGGGCACCGGATTCGACTGCTTCGACACCCTCTCGCACACGGACGACCCCCGAGTCCAGGGCGAGCAGCGCGCCAACCGCCGGCTCCTGAAGACGACCCTCGCCGGTGTCGGATTCGTCAACCTGCCCGAAGAATGGTGGCACTTCACGCACAAGCCCGAGCTCTTCCCCGACACCTACTTCGACTTCCCCGTGTCCTGGAGGTCACTGGCGCGGCCGTGA
- a CDS encoding Zn-ribbon domain-containing OB-fold protein has product MARTRTPVVAGWFTDGEVEREFRLLGTRCTVCSVVFFPREDAHCRNPGCAGGGQLAEVALSKRGRVWSYTDGRYRPPAPYVSDPDAAWEPYTLVAVELAEERMVVLGQAVPGLTVADLAVGMEVEVVPGVLEEDAGTTWTTWHWRPVGGAR; this is encoded by the coding sequence GTGGCGCGCACGCGTACGCCCGTGGTGGCCGGATGGTTCACCGACGGCGAGGTGGAGAGGGAGTTCAGACTCCTGGGCACCCGCTGCACCGTCTGCTCCGTGGTGTTCTTCCCACGTGAGGACGCGCACTGCCGCAATCCCGGCTGCGCGGGCGGCGGCCAACTGGCGGAGGTGGCCCTGTCCAAGCGGGGTCGCGTGTGGTCGTACACGGACGGGCGCTACCGGCCGCCCGCGCCGTACGTCTCGGACCCGGATGCCGCGTGGGAGCCGTACACGCTGGTGGCGGTCGAGCTCGCGGAGGAGCGCATGGTGGTCCTCGGGCAGGCGGTGCCGGGCCTGACCGTCGCCGATCTCGCCGTCGGCATGGAGGTCGAGGTGGTGCCGGGGGTCCTCGAAGAGGACGCGGGAACCACCTGGACGACCTGGCACTGGCGGCCGGTCGGGGGTGCCCGATGA